Genomic DNA from Felis catus isolate Fca126 chromosome E3, F.catus_Fca126_mat1.0, whole genome shotgun sequence:
AAGGTCAGGATAATTGTCAAGTTCAGAGTCCACCTCAGAGTGAGGGTCGTATCAAGGATTAGGTAAGACTGAGGACACGGTGAGGACCACAGTCAGGTAAGTGTGAGAGTATCAAGCTCATGGTAAAAGTAATGGCTAGCTTTGGATTCAGGTCAGGGTGAGAGTCAGTAAAGATTCAGTTAATACTGATTCTAGGTCAGTGTTAGCTTCAGAATCAGAGTCAaggtcagggttttttttttaatgtttatttttgagagagagagagagagacagagcatgagcatgggagaggtggagagaaaaggagacacagaatccaaagcaggctccaggctccgagctgtcagcacagagcctgatgcaaggcttgaacccatgaaccatgagatcatgacctaagccaaagttggaagctcaactgactgagccatccaggctccccaaggtcagattgtttttaatgtaggGTGATTATCAGAGTCAGGTTCAGGGTAAAGTTCAGGGTCAGGGTCAAGTTGGTCAGGTTCAGTATGAGGTTCAGAATAATGATCAGCTTGAGGATCAGTATTAGGGTGAATGTGAAAGTCTCAGAGTAAATTTGAGTATTGGTATTATTTTAGATTTAGGTTGAAGGTCAAATAAAAATAGGGTGTATGGTGAAATTGAGTAATATGGGTCAAATGTATAGTGAAGTTGAAGATGAGGGTCTGGGATAGGTAGGCTTTAGGCTTGAAGTCAGGGTTTGGGTGAAGGTCAGTATAAACATCAGATTCTTGGTGATAGTCAGGATCAGGCTGAGAATGAAAGTTATGGTCAGGATTAGTCATAATGAGGAATATATTGGGgttcagagtctgtttcatgTTCAtagtgttgcatccacacgactcctgaaacagaatgctatgggcaccagtgacagtcatgacaaagtttattgcaataagaggcaaggccgaccgatcgggaccaacactcttgatcaGAGTGCAGCCCTGAACAGCCGGGGTATAGAGTTTTTAAAGCCAATCACATAGTTTTATCAttacctgggaacagaacagagaaacagttcccagatgagttagaaacagttgctgaatgaggtgattattttagattttctgccgctaagttgcaaccagtggatctccttgaccttgcctctgatgctcttttctttgagcttttgtttccttcattggtaaagcctgatttacaagagtatgaagcgtaatttacaagagtaaagcaaAGCTGTTTTCTcttgaccttcagtgtcagaacaaagctgttatttttcaagctacccattagccctacactacaattttaCTCTTAAAATAGTCAGGGTCTTGGTGAGAGGAAGGTTCAGGTAAGAATAAGGATCAAGTTGAGGGACAGGGTCAGTGTCAGGATGAAAGTCATCATCAGGAAAGCTTGCTAGCTTAAGTCAGTATCAGGGTCTTGGTAGTAGTAGTGTCAGGATCAGCTTCAGGATCAAAGTCAGGGTGTTAGTGTCAGGTTGGTGATCAAGGTCAGTGTGAGGGGTCAGGTGAAGTGTTAGGTTCAGAATCAGAGTCAGCCTGAATGCCAGGGCTTTAGTAAGTTTCTTGGCCAGGGTTCATATGAAGGTGAAGGTaaaggtcatgatcacagggtgaGCCACATGCTGAGAGTTAGAGTCCATGTCACAGTTATAGTAAGGTCATAGTGAGGGTCAATTTCAGGGTAAAGATCAAAACAAGATTCCGGTTGAGAGTCAGGGTCAGAATCAGGGTGAAAGTTAGAGTCAGGTAAGGTTCAGGGTCTAGTTCAGCATCAGGATCAGTATGTGGGTGAAAATGAGAGATATTAGCATGAGGGTCAGGGACATTTGGGAGAGTAAGAGTGtctgtaggggtgcctgtgtggctcagtcggttaagcgtccaactgcggctcaggtcatgatctcacagtttgtgagttccagccctgcatcaggctctgtgctgacagctcagagcctggagcctgcttcgagttctgtgtctccctctctctccccctccccacccctgctcacactctgctttctctctctctctctcaaaaataaacattaaaaaaaaaaagagtgtctgTAATTGTCAGGATCAAGGTCAAGTGGGACTTGGTAAGTGTcagtgatgaagttttggggtagtggggggtttgtggggtccagagctgatggccaagaaataattcttaaagacatctttggtgcaaaaaggtgattttattaaagcatagggAGAGGACccaggggcaggaagagctgcactgtaTGTGTGGGGGGTAACCATTTTATgcagatgggggagagagagtcttCAAAGAGACTGTCACATGCTAAAGACTTACTGGAGGTCTAgatattgtcaagctaaggttggtTTCCCctttagcaaagcattaacattaagatagtagggagttcctggactttagaCTATAATGGGATTGCCTTTTCCTGGTAGACTGGTGGAGACtcttatcagtttaaccatttggttttgtttttttttttttctgttctttcctggttttgccaggagtgtccaaggaatatcatacATGTCCcacagtggtgggggtgggaggagggggtgttGTTAGCCTgcactttgccctcagcttgccccatgctccctcTTCATCAGGGTCAGGGTAAGGTTAAATGCGAAGTTAAAATTCAAAGTCAGCCCATGGGTCCAGGTGAGATTAAAAGTGAGGTTAAAGTTCAGAGTCAGCCCaagtgttgcaggattttttttttacctcaatacagGGGTTCATTGTCTTtctgctttgaagaatgaagaggcgGACACAATAAAATAAGCAGCAGGCAAAAGCTTATTAGAGTATGAGAAAGTAAGAATAGtttgaaagctctctttacagagagggggcatttgaaGGTGAATAACTATGACTATaagcaagggtccttgttttataaggttttgGTACCCGCCTCCTAACTGCCTACTTGCTTGTTTCTTCTCAGGTCCTACCGTTATTGGCTAGGTAACTCGAAATGCCTAgtcattctggggcacctgggtggctcagtcggttgagcgtctgactttgactcaggtcatgatctcacgatttgtgagttcgagccccgcgtcagtctctgtgctgacagctcaagcctggagcctgcttcggattctgcgtctcctctctctgcccctccccaacttgtgctctgtctctcttgtctctcaaaaaaataaataaatgtaaaaaaaaaattaaatgcctaGTCATTCCCCTAGTCATTCCGATAAGGGACAAAAAGGCAAGCTaagggccaagcacaagctagcacaacCCTCCACCCCagggtgggatatgtgtgatattccctaggcactcctggctgcccaagaacaaagggaaggacagaaaacaaatggttaaactgatagtctccatcagtttacaagtATCTCATCAATAGCCTAATCAGGAGCTCCCTACTAtcttaatgataatgctttgctagaggggaaaacaaCCTTACCCTGACAAGAGCTAGGTCTCCAGTAATCTGTaaatcctctttagcatatggaaatccctttaagaaacttcctcttgaatTTACATCCCCCAAAATTCCACAGTGTATAAGCAGTCACTCTgtacaaccccagtgcagctcttcccgCCCCTGGGTCCTATCCCCATGCTttgataaaatcacctttttgcaccaaagatgtcttcaagaattctttcttggccatcagctctgaaccccaacatCATCCCAAGACTCCATCAATTCCTTTTTGATTGGCTTGTTTCTATTGTATGAGAGATGGTCTGTGACCATActgttccttgtgggtcatacattttatggtctactacttatttttagttagcTCTTTTGTGAAATTCCTAAGGGAAACCTGAGGGACAGTAGGTGGTGTCCATTACTTTCTTAAGAGAAACCTGAAGCCCTAGGGGCTTTGCTGTGGTCAgccactcccagcattgttccaaaatatgtgttttttccccacccagggacctcaagTCCTGATCTTTCCCTCTGTGCCTGTTTTATCCTATCTTTCCTATCATACTGGGATCAAGGTCAATGTTAGGGTCAGGATCAGAGCAGGGATATTGctgtaatatttcattcttttgtttataatCTTGCTTCTAGCATTAATTCAGGTACtgctatcaaaacaaaagaaacattattctttctgctaattttggttttatttttctgccgGAATGGTAATGGATTTGGAGTACTCATTgtgttacagaaccaggctggaacgtTGGCGGAAAAAACAAgcagcactcagagatcttggaggATTGgagacttatttatttaacaccagcgggctcagaggagactgtttctccaaagatctgagccccgaATGCAAGTGgaaagggtaatttatagttgtcagatTCCGTATCTGTGGGGATTTTCACGCGGcagcaaacagggcaagaagaaacctccccccacccccccaagaggggtctctaagctacaGACCAGAGCTGGTTTTAGTCCCATCAGCCATCTTTGGCGCagtactttattcatttctccaacaaTTGGCCCagtaattttaattgtattattagGGACCATCAGATCCTGATAATTCATACctctgaaaaatcaaaatattctaAGTTTTACTCCTTTGTAGATTTATAGCCAGATGCCTGGGTGATAGAAGTGCAAGAACATGCAGTATAGTTTTAATAGATttctgtccttaaaaaaaaatgttttgcaacTTCTAAATTTCATAGTTTACAgaataattgaaagaaaatttagatGTTGAATTTCCCACTACAATTTACCTGATAATTGGTCATCTTCCTTTCAGCATTTGAGAAATGGTTAGGTGCTCCCAAGGCTAGATAGTTCCAAATTTATGGAAAGTTTGTCTTCATTAATTGAGCCAAAATAGCTTTTGACCATTCTTTTCAGCTTCATACAACAACAGAGTAAATCTAGTCTTTCTTTCATATGGCTTTtcagtctctctcctcctcctatGCACAGTAGTGCAAGTCTTTTTGCAAAGGTGAGGCAATTAACAACTAtcctgtaagggttaaattgtagtgtagggctaacctgtagccttaagaaataacagctttgttttcaccctataggttaagagataacagtcttatcctatcaatcaagggatgGATTgtgtttgattggattggggcaagggtATGTCTAAACTGTTTCAacccccatctgggaactattcctttgttctgttccTAGGTGATGATAAGACGATATGGTCTGCTATAAAAACTCTGCACCCTGGCTGTTGAGACCGCACTCTGCTCAAGAGCATTGGTCCTGTTTggttggccttgcctctcattgcaatcaactttgttgtgactgccactggtgcccatagcattctgtttcaggggtcgtgtggatgcaacaatcCCATCTGAGCAGGCCCTAGGTTCCCATTAATGGGCTGAAATTTCCTGAGGGGCACAGTAGGAAGACAGTGGCCTCCACCTGGGCCACGATCCACACTTGAAAGTATTCACTGCCTGATTCCCTGGGAGGCTGTCACTCTCTTGATGGGTCCTGACATCCTCACACCCTAAGTTTGGAAGGATGGCTGGGTGTTCTGAGTGCCTTCCCTTTGGACCCTGAACTAGACTACCAAGACTCCAAAACCAAAAGCCAGAGGTTTGAGTGCATAGAACCAAAGGTAAGACTTGCTGAAGGCTGGAATGAGATAACAATCTCACCCCCAAACCTTCCTGGCTGAAGAGAaaacagcccccccaccccccgtgtcCACCTCTGATTGGTGTGTCCTGCCCCTTAGGCCTgtgcttcctgcccctcccccacctgcatcCTCCATCCTGGGATCACTCCTGTTGAGCCCATCAGAGACTTTCCTGGTTATTGGATACTGAAAGTTTTGCAGAACACTCCTTGCTAACATTTTCATTTCGATTTTTAAACCCAGTGAACCTGGCCCTGCCATGATTCCACCCTAGAACCCTAAAATGGTGATGCTTATAGGGTTTAAAGgctgaagagaaaggagaatagtCCGGGGAATGACAGGAGAAGGTTGGCACAGCAGAGGCAGGCAAGATCTCTGCTTCCCAATCCTGGGATTTGAGTCTGAGGAATTATGGAGCCAACGGTTTTCCTATCTGAAAAATAAGGGATGTGTTGAATGTTTCCCATGATCCCCTTGAACTCTAAATACTACAGGGAGGTATTCTGTGGTATTAGAGTCATGAGATCCTAGAACTTTTTCAAGCTAAGGCGCTATGGGCAAGGAATTGGAAAATTGAGATGGGTGGCCTCTTGATTCCACTGAGCCTGAGATGAATAAgtcatggagcacctgggtggctcagttagttaagcttcccacttcaggtcatgatcttgctgtttgtgagtttgagccctgtttcaggctctgtgctgatagctcagagcctggagcctgctttggattctgtctccctctctctctgcccctccccctgctcatgctctctctctcacaaaaataaatatttaaaacaattttttaaatgaataaattgtctTCCAACAACGTGTCTTTCAACAAGAATGCCACAGGACCACATTTCTGGAGagctttttctttactttttctttctttttttttttttgacgacCCTTTCCCCTGCAACTTTTTCTTTAGTCTCTGCCTGCCTGGCCTTTCTTCAGGCTATTTTAGTACTACCCAGTGGTTACTTAAGGCTACTATCCTCTGCTCTAAGGAATTAAGTATCCAGGATCATATCTAGAAAGCAGAGCTAAAGGAAAAGGAACCAACTGCTTACACAAATCAGGGACAGACaactgaaaaagaacagaatagccAGGAAGACCAGCAAACCAATTTAGTCTTTATTAAAGTGTCAGGGTAGGGTAACACCATGAAATGTCAGAGCCTGAGCACTtgaagaacacagaggaaggatTTAAGGGCTTCTTATGGATGTAGGCCTGGGTTTCCAGGCTAGAGAGAAGGCAGTGGGTGATTCAGATGTTCACAAGGACTTCAGGAAGGCCCTATATTTGGccaggaaaggggcagacagagtaTTTAGCTCTTGCCGAAGTTCCTGTAGAGCCCTTTCCTGCTCTTGCTGCTCCCCCACCACCTGTGTCCTGTAATAGTTGATGTAGAAGTTCACCCAGTCATCCACTATAGTCACCATGGCTTCTTCAGGGATAGAAGGATTAGGAAAGACCTGCAGGATGAGGGGGTGGCAAGGGAGAATGTGTTCAGCAGTGCAATTCAGGAATAACTCACAAACTCTGACATCTTCCTGTCTCTGAATTGCAGAATTCCATTAACTGCACCATTACTCTCCCAGCTCCAAATTATCCTCCTTTGTctgcccacacccacccacaaAGAGTCAGGCCTGTTCTTTTGAAACAGTACCTGGGCTTACCTGCTGATCCAGCAGAATATTaaattccttcattcctttgGAAATGAGATCCTTATTGGCTTGAAGAAGGGCCATCTGCCTGGGTTAGAGAAAGAGACTGAATTTAAGTATGCTTTTTCCTCATTCCTGGGTATTTCCCCGAATTCTCTCATCCCCCTTAAAGATATCTGGTGCCTTGCAGGACCACTTCTCCAACACTTTTCAAGTCTGCCCTGCTCTGAGATCACATTTGTCCCAGGTTGGCTCACCTTCAGGTCCAACAGTGCTATGTACGTCTCCCCCACACTTTCCAGGGTATGTATGTCCCTCTCTAAGCTAAATGTAGACAAGGAGTCAAGTGTCAGCCTAAGAGGGAAACGCCCTGCATCTAGGTTCTGAAGGAGGGTGATAGGTCAATCAGGagatgggaaggtggggagaggttTCCCTGAAGTTAAAAGATAGCAAGGCCAAGAAAAGCAGATAAGTGAGGAGACCTAGAAAACCAAACGAGGACAGGTCCTTGTCATCTGCCCCACATCTTGGCATCCATgctccaaaattaaaatttaggcCAACAAAACTAATATTAATTGACTCCCTGTTAATATGACAGacaccttttttttcattttattttaattccagtatagttaacatacaatgttatattggtttcagacctatgatacagtgattcaacaattccatacatcaccctgtgctcatcatgacaaatgcattccttaatccctatcacccattttacccatgtccccatccacttcccctctggtaacttttctctctgtctctctctctctctctctctctctctctctcttccttgcttgtttgttttgtttcttaaattcctcttaTAAGCAAAATcatgcagtgtttgtctttctctgcctgacttactttgcttagttCCACTTATATTctcaagctccatccatgtcacaaatGGGAAGATGGTATTCTTTTCTATAGCTGAATAAgattctaatatttatattctatgtatatatatatatatatatatatatatatatatatatatacatagtatatacatatatatacataggtatatacatatatatacatagggatatacatatatgtgtgtgtgtgtgtgtatatatatatgtatatatatatgccacatccatctatcgatggacacttgggctgcttccataatttggcaattataaataatgctgctataaaaataggggtgcatgtatccctttgaattagtgtttttctattttggggaTAATGAGATACTTTTAAATCATCACAACAATGTGATGGTAATTATTCTCCAATTCATTGATGATATATTAATAGCAGCTACATTAATCATTTGTGTCAGAAATGGTTTCAAGCATGTATTGAGGTATTTCTCCTTATAAAACATCCTATTAGACAGGGACTAATAGTAgtcacattttgcagatgaacCACCTATAAGATGTGGGGAATTGTACTCTACAGGGCCGT
This window encodes:
- the AHSP gene encoding alpha-hemoglobin-stabilizing protein, whose product is MALLQANKDLISKGMKEFNILLDQQVFPNPSIPEEAMVTIVDDWVNFYINYYRTQVVGEQQEQERALQELRQELNTLSAPFLAKYRAFLKSL